The following DNA comes from Rhizobium lusitanum.
GTATGCTGCACCGTTCGCGGCGAGCTCGCCGAGGCGCTCAAAGATCTCTATTCCAAGCGCGAACGAGGGCTGGTCCCGCCGTTCCGGCGTGTCATCATCGAGAGCACCGGGCTGGCCGATCCCTTTCCGGTCCTCTCGACCATCAAGGCGGATCCGATCCTCCGGCATCATTTCCGGCCCGGAAGCGTCGTGACGGCGGTGGATGCCGTCAACGGACAACGTCAGCTCGATACCTATATCGAATCCAACCGGCAGGCGGCGATAGCCGACCGACTTGTCATCACCAAGACCGATCTTGCCACCGATAGCGAGAGACAAGCCCTGGAAAGCCGCCTGCGGCGCATCAACCCCGATGCGCTCCTCGTCTGTGCTGGGGATGACGATCTTGACCTGTCCTCGCTGTTGCAGAACGCAACCACAATGCGCGGCGATCACGTCCAGTCGCCGAGTGGCTTTTATTGTGAGGAACCAGTCTGGCTTACCAATGCCGACGGCGCTCCGCATCGTGCCGCGATCTCCTCCGTCACCATGACGGTGGACCGCCCTATCGACTGGACGGCGTTCGGCATATGGCTGACCATGCTGCTCAATCGCCATGGCGAGCGGGTCCTGCGGGTCAAGGGTATTCTCAATCTTGTGGGCGAGGAACGGCCGGTTGCCATTCATGGCGTGCAGCACCTTGTCCACACGCCTGTTCATATGGAAGCCTGGCCGTCGAACGATCGAAGCTCCCGTCTGGTCTTCATTCTGGACGGCCTCGACGGAGAAGTGTTGAAACGGTCCTTCGAGGCTTTTACGCTGGCGGACGCGGACGTTAGGCCACCTCTGGCCATCCCGGCGGAATAGGATAAGTCATTCCTTCATGAATAAGCATCAGTCTCCGGCAAAGGCCACTTCCGCACCTGCGCTGCATCTGGCCGGCCGGCCGAAACTGCGCATTCTCGGGACCGCCATTTCGCTGCTCGAGGAACTGCGCATCCGGGCTCAGGACGATCTCGGCATCGAGGTGACATTCGACAACAATGACTTCCTCACCACCCAGTATAAGGCGGCGAGGGAGCCCGAGACCTATGACATCTACGATCAATGCTTCCACAATCTCGATATCGTCTGGCACTG
Coding sequences within:
- a CDS encoding CobW family GTP-binding protein, coding for MHDEPGFVTVNLLTGFLGSGKTTLLRRLLAEDAFADAAVLINEFGEIGLDHHLIERIDDEIVLLRSGCVCCTVRGELAEALKDLYSKRERGLVPPFRRVIIESTGLADPFPVLSTIKADPILRHHFRPGSVVTAVDAVNGQRQLDTYIESNRQAAIADRLVITKTDLATDSERQALESRLRRINPDALLVCAGDDDLDLSSLLQNATTMRGDHVQSPSGFYCEEPVWLTNADGAPHRAAISSVTMTVDRPIDWTAFGIWLTMLLNRHGERVLRVKGILNLVGEERPVAIHGVQHLVHTPVHMEAWPSNDRSSRLVFILDGLDGEVLKRSFEAFTLADADVRPPLAIPAE